The Pseudorasbora parva isolate DD20220531a chromosome 21, ASM2467924v1, whole genome shotgun sequence sequence CTTACTCATGACTGAGCAATAAAGATGCCTGGAGCTTCAGTTTCAGgtgcagatttaaaaaaaacgtattGCATGACATTGCCTTCACCCGTTTAGAAGACAGATTTCAGCATGGAATAACCTCTTGACGCGTGCAGAATACATCTCGTTGGTGAAATCCATTGTCATATGGCCATTACCGCTATTAAACAAATTATGCTCTGAACCTTGGCCACATGGATCAAGGTAAACTGCACAGTGCCATTAAGCAGCTTGTCCCAATGACAATACTGTTAAACACTGGTTTATAGGCCACTGTTGCAGAAAATCTCACTTCAGACAGGATGAGCTTATGTTTCTGTAAGTAGGCAGCCACAATTTACATTTGCAATGGCCCGGCCAGCCATGTTCAGGTcagaaaagcatttttaaacTAAATAAGATTATCATAGTCACTTCTGGTGAGAGGTTTGGattaatagctttgattaatagAATAGCTTTGACAAAGGAGGATTTATTCAATATCATTTTACCTCATTCTCGCTAAAACACTACATGCGTGTGAGCCATATGCTACATGGATCAGTGCAATGACAATGGCAGATTAATCTCGGAATTATCATCTTTACTCAGTTCTAGCCTAACTTATAGTTTCTGAGAAATAAAAAGCATTGACTTTATAGTAAATGGTTGCTTTTTTAACATGGTCTAAATGTGTGCATGGTGTGCTTCAGACTGGAGGATTGGCTGGTGAAACAAGCAGGGCAGATATAATTATATGcaataaatatttcaaatatgaaCTGATGAATATGGTTGGTGGCTGTAGACAGCTGTCCAATATGAATGATTAATTGAGTGCCCAGGTAATGTCTTCTTATCCAGCATAGCAAGTCACATTCAAACATTCAGATGGCTCAACATCTGCTCTGTGGGAGGGTATTAACACGCAGCAGtctttaattaaatatgtaTGGGGTGTCTAAAATATGCCATGCAAATAACCCGTCAATTTTGATGTCCCATCTATAACTCACTTCTCATTCTCTTCAGTTTTAACACACACTCTTGCATGTGCATTTACacagtttttttgtgcaaaatgtCATTCATATTTCATTTTTCACAGCGTCTTTATTATGTTCATGTCAAATTTGTGATGTTTTCAAGGACCATCGGAGGTATTACGAATATCCAGCTCATTTGAGTACATCTTTGGCTCACAAAGCTTCCTCTATTGAAGTGAGAAATTAAGAAACGAAAAACAAGCCTTTGCCAAAAGAGGCTGAACTTCAAATAACAGGTGACTCGATTATAATTTATAAAGGCGAATGCGTTTAAAATCTATTGAATTGAATGCCACATTCATTGAAATGTTTTGAAGGCCAGCTGTCTGTCACTAGTTTAACCGTGGAGGGGTGTATGTTCAACTATTAATGTTGGTATGATTGTTGAATGACTCCTGCCGGCGTCAGAGGCTCAGCACTCGGTGAAGGTGAAGGGCGACTTGTTGCATATGCTGATACCTCGTCGCATTGGTGCAGGGAATAATCACGCTACAACGAAACATTTAATGGAGAACAAGCTCACCTGGCAAATTGACGTCTcgtgtttattttgtaattctgcgacagatttttaaatgttgttaagCCAACCCACAGTGATAAGCTGCTCTAAGCTTTTTCGTGGATTATTAAGACTTCTCCGCCGACGAAAATCCAAAAGTAATCGCAGATTATTTTTGTATCCTGTTATCTGTAACTTTAATAAATGGCTTTGAGTGTCGACCTAATGAGTGCTTGCAAGTGTTTGTTTTTCCTATGCGAGTGACCTTCCCCTTTGACCGCATCatttcatgtcatttcaaaTTTAGGTTactttgtcttttttaggctctttgtaattatacatttaagtagcCTTCTGTGTAATATTAAGTTACTACTAGGAATAAGGTTTGCTTTATTGTTTGTTACTTGTAGcctaattatgcataatttataggcTAGTTATTAGGCTACTATAGTAACTGCATGTAACATGTGACAATGACactataaaataaagtgttacccacatTTTAGTAGGCTATACCagtaggatatatatatatatatatatatatatatatatatatatatatatatatatatatatatatatatatatatatatatatatatatataacagccAATAGAAAATAACTTTCAATATGTATTTTGAAACATCCGTAGTCCTGAATGATCTAAATTCTACACTGAACTGCATTGACCATAATGTATTTCAGATCTCTCGGTTCCTTGCTACTTTACAAAACGTGCTCCTTAAAGCAATTTTGTGCTCAGTTCTTGTATAAATAGAGGTTCATATTTGCAGTGAACACGATATTCAACCAATTAACTAATCCTGATGAACAAAGACGTCTTGTTACTTGTCTACGGGGCgcgagattagtgcttttgttTGCAGTTATTATTATGCCAACACCTATAGCCTAGAAGATAATGTTTAAATCTTGCCTTGGAGCAATGCCATTTTTAAAATCGTCCAAAACGCATAATATTATAGCGACcttttttgtttcctttttttttttaaactaatagCCAATTAATCACTAATGATAACTCTGCAGACATCGCCTGCTTTTAACTGTACACattaatgtttaatgtaagACAGTAGTGGTGTGACCACTGGAGAGAAGGCCATTAAGCGCTAAGCCCCAGGATAAACAGACAATTAGGCCAAATGAATTAACTTGTTTGTGGCATTAATTACACGCTTTGTGCAAACAAAAAGCCTTGTGAAAGAATGTTATTTGACTCAGGCCTAACAAGCCGATCTTGTTTCCTCCTGACATTTTATCTTGATAAAGAGACAAAATAATGAATAGCCTAATAATTACGCCGAATAGGCCTACGCATTGTGTCGTTGGCTAATAAAAATAGCCTTTATGTAAAGTATCGAAAAAGATAAAGTATCATAACAGTTACCAATTGAACACAAATTGTATaataaataagttaaaaaatatatttattttttaaagtagcCAGTTAGTTATTATTAGTAGATTATTTTACCGCCCTTTTAAATTGTcttgagaagaaaaaaacgTGCACGTGCACTaacaacatttaaattaatttattttttcaccTAGGCCTATTTAATTCAATAGTTACCTCACTCCGTCTACGTGTTTTAAAccttttgtaattaattaaacgATGTGTTATTTATTTGATGATTGCTCGCCAACTTTTACACCCATTCACGGAGGCAAATCCTACTAGCACTAATATAGCAATATTCCAGCTATCAATCCTCCTACCGTCGAGTGAACTGGCGCACCATTCGCCTGCTTGAAAACATCCCGCAGTGAGTGGCCAGTTCTGATTGGAGCGACGATAAAACCCTGCGCGCGAAGCAAATGTGCAGAAGGGCAGCGCGCACTGGCTAATGACGGGCAAGCTTGACAGTGATTGGCAGGGCTGCCATGACAACCACAGCACGGCTCAAGGAAGACCAATAGAAAAGCGAAACAAAATGTTTCACCGTTGCGCTCGAAGTTGATTAAGGGTAGATATTACGCGTTCGGTGGCACTGCAGCTGTAGCAGCGCGAACACGACGTCGGTTTTGCCGTCTTTTCCCGTCTGTTTGGCTCTGCCCGGCGACTCCATGGTGTTCAGGTCTCCTTTAGAGCTTTATCCCTCGCATCTTTTCCTGCCCAATTTCGCGGATCGCCCTCTGCTTCTAGCGGGCAGCATTCCCCGAGCGAGGTCCCCGGAGGACTTACCGATGTTTCAACTGCCCACTCTAAACTTCTCGGCGGAACAGGTGGCCAGCGTGTGCGAGACGCTGGAGGAAACCGGGGACATTGAGAGACTCGGACGTTTCCTTTGGTCCTTGCCCGTGGCGCCCGGAGCCTGCGATGCCATCAACAAGCACGAGTCCATCCAGCGAGCCCGAGCGGTGGTCGCGTATCACACTGGAAGCTTCCGTGAATTGTATCACATTCTGGAAACCCACAAGTTCACTAAAGACTCTCATGGAAAGCTGCAAGCAATGTGGCTCGAGGCGCACTACCAAGAGGCAGAGAAGCTGCGCGGTCGTCCCCTCGGACCCGTTGATAA is a genomic window containing:
- the six3b gene encoding homeobox protein SIX3b, with the protein product MVFRSPLELYPSHLFLPNFADRPLLLAGSIPRARSPEDLPMFQLPTLNFSAEQVASVCETLEETGDIERLGRFLWSLPVAPGACDAINKHESIQRARAVVAYHTGSFRELYHILETHKFTKDSHGKLQAMWLEAHYQEAEKLRGRPLGPVDKYRVRKKFPLPRTIWDGEQKTHCFKERTRGLLREWYLQDPYPNPSKKRELAQATGLTPTQVGNWFKNRRQRDRAAAAKNRLQHHGLGQSGLRSMSESGCTPHSSAESPCAAASPTTSVSSMNERGDGGTILSVTDSDSDFDV